From the Paraflavitalea soli genome, the window GGACCATTATCAACGGAATAAGACAGTATGCCCGCGTCTTTTCCCGATACAATGGCGATGCCAATAGCCGTGCCTTTAAAGGGCAAGGTGAGCGTGGCGCCGGGTGTAGTGGCCACCAGCATAGGCTTGTGCACAAAACCAGGGCGGGTATGCAGCCCTTCAGTGGGTGTCCAGTTGGGGATTAATTCCCACCCTTCAGCAAGTCGGGCATTTTCAATGCTATAATACCGTCCATTTTCCAATGCCTGTTTGTTGAGTGCTTTGGGCAACGGGTAGGGGAGTATGTTGAGTGAATGAACCTTTTCCAGCTCCATAGCGCACCTTTGCAGCAATTCACGGATGCTAGCAAAATACAATTGTTGCCCAAAAGGAGAGGGATGCAAATCCTTAAAGTCTTTCTCCCAACTAAACTCGCCATGGCGCATCCGGTCATGTACTTCTTTGGCGAGATTGATAAAGGGAAGGTTGTAGTGTTTCGCGATCAATGCATGATTGGCGACCTCGGTGGGTACCTGGTTGTTATCGTAATCTTTTGTTTTATCGGAATCAGCAAAGGCCATCAGTACAATATCCATGGCAGGATTGGTTTTGCGGGCATGGCGTACGATCCCTTCCAGGGTGTGTACCTGCGTAAGACTGTCGGTGCCATTGACATGATCGTTCACCGCCGCTTCCAGGAACAGCAGGTCTATTTGCCCGGAGTCCAGTACGTCCCTTTGTAAACGGAATACATGCGGCAGGCTGCCCAGTGAAGGGATACCGGCATTGATAAAACGGAAATCAATGGCCGGATAACTTTGCCGCAGGAAGGAATCTACTTTATTCCGCCATCCCTGCATGTTGGTAATGGAACCTCCCAGGAAGGCTACGGTGATCTGCCGGCCCTTGCCGAACGCAGCATAGAAATTCCTTAATCCGCTTCCGCTTTGGATATACGGATCATAGGGCAGCGGCTTTATGTCCTGGGCCATGGTGGTGAGCAGGAGGCAGCAACTAACAGACAGCAGGGCAAAATGGCGGTACATGCAATTGTTTTAGAACTTGCAAGCTATCCTTTCACCCGCGTTTGGCAAACAAATACAGCAGCTAATTGATATACTATTTTAACATCCATAAATAGTGAGCCCGTCACCCCCTGCAAGTTCTGCCATGCAGGGCAAAACAAGCAGAGGTGACAGGCTGCTTAGGGGATAAAAGAAACCATCCTGCACATAAAAGCTTTGGCAAGGTGGGCCGCCCTGCCGTACCGCAATTGCAGCGCAGTCCCGCAGTATTGCGGGACGACTCACCTTAATCCATACCGCTTAGGCAATCAATACTTTTAGTTGCTTTTCAATGCTATGAATGGCTTTGACTGTTTTGTAATAAGAGTCCGGTGTTACGGAAATAGAATCGATACCCATCTCTACCAGGAACTGTGCAAAGTCGGGAAAGTCCGAAGGCCCTTGTCCGCAAATCCCTACCGGGATGCCGGCTTCCCGCGCCGCCCTGATCAACATGGTGATCATTGATTTGACCGCCTCATTGCGCTCGTCATAGATATGGGCTACCAGCGAGGAATCCCTGTCCAGGCCCAGCACCAGTTGTGTAAGGTCATTGGAGCCAATGGAGAAGCCATCGATGTGGCGGGCAAATTGCCGGGCCATGATGATATTCGAAGGCAATTCTGCCATCAATACCACTTGTAAGCCATCAGTTCCCCGCTCCAGCCCTCCTTCTTTCATGGCATCGTATACCTGTAACAGCTCTGTTACCGTACGGCAAAAAGGGATCATCACCACGATATTCTTCAGTCCCATTTTTTCCCTGGCCATTTTGATGGCCTTGCATTCCAGCAGGAAAGCTTCCTTGTATTGAGGTGAGTAATACCGGGAGGCGCCACGCCAGCCGATCATGGGGTTTTCTTCTGCCGGTTCAAAATGGTTGCCGCCCAGCAGGTTGAAATACTCATTGCTTTTGAAGTCCGAAAAACGTACCAGCACCTTATGCGGATAAAATGCAGCGGCTATCTTAGCCACTCCCTGCGATAGTTTCTGTACAAAGAAATCTTCCTCATCTGCGTATCCTTTGGTAATATCGTTGATGGCGGCCGTGAGGTGGTTATCCTTCAATGCACGGTGGCGCAGGAGCGCCAGCGGATGCACTCTGATGTAGTTGTTGATGATAAATTCCTCGCGGGCCAGGCCAATGCCCTTGCAGGGCAGGCTGGCAAAGCGGAAGGCCATATCGGGCGATGCTACATTGAGCAATACCGGTGTATCCACTTCCGGGAAAGAACTGAGGTCATAAGAGGCTGTTTCAAAGGGAATAATGCCGCTATAGATCAATCCTGTCTCTCCTTCAGCACAGGAGGCGGTGATGGTTTGCCCTTCCTGCAGCAATTGCGTGGCATTGCCACAGCCTACAATGGCAGGTACGCCCATTTCACGGGCCACAATGGCTGCATGGCAGGTCCTGCCTCCTTTATTGGTGATGATGGCCGACGCTTTTTTCATGATGGGCTCCCAATCGGGGTCCGTCATATCTGTTACCAATACATCTCCTGCTTCAAACTGCAGGCTATGCATGTCTTTTGTATCTGTGGCATCCAATAGGCGCACCCGGCCGCTGGCAATCTTATCGCTTACTGCAATGCCTTTGGCGATTATCTTACCGGCCCTGCCGGCATCCTTCATCGTGTACTCCGTAAAAGCGCCTGCCTGCCGGCGGGAGTGAATGGTCTCTGGCCGGGCCTGTACAATGTACAGTTGACGGGACATGCCGTCCACGGCCCACTCTACATCCATGGGGCACCAGCGCTGGTGCAGACCGGAATAGTATTTTTCAATTTCCATTACCCATTTGCTCAGTTGGAGTATCACCGT encodes:
- a CDS encoding SGNH/GDSL hydrolase family protein, which produces MYRHFALLSVSCCLLLTTMAQDIKPLPYDPYIQSGSGLRNFYAAFGKGRQITVAFLGGSITNMQGWRNKVDSFLRQSYPAIDFRFINAGIPSLGSLPHVFRLQRDVLDSGQIDLLFLEAAVNDHVNGTDSLTQVHTLEGIVRHARKTNPAMDIVLMAFADSDKTKDYDNNQVPTEVANHALIAKHYNLPFINLAKEVHDRMRHGEFSWEKDFKDLHPSPFGQQLYFASIRELLQRCAMELEKVHSLNILPYPLPKALNKQALENGRYYSIENARLAEGWELIPNWTPTEGLHTRPGFVHKPMLVATTPGATLTLPFKGTAIGIAIVSGKDAGILSYSVDNGPFKEVDLFTQWSKSLHLPWYLLLGNDLKKGKHTLQLKIAAEKNSQSAGNACRIVYFLVND
- the ppsA gene encoding phosphoenolpyruvate synthase, with translation MSSRIIMELSQAGIRDIDLVGGKNASLGEMLQHLTPLGVKIPQGFIITVAGYTRFIRFNKLEERIRQLIEAVQPDDMASLQQSGAAVRQLISRSPLPPEMIDQISDAYDHLSDQHKQLCTDVAVRSSATAEDLPDASFAGQQDTYLNVRGLDQLLESVKRCFASLFTDRAISYRQRFGYDHFKIGLSVCVQKMVRADLGASGVAFSLDTESGFKDAIVINGAYGLGELVVQGTISPDEFIVFKPALQKGYQAIIEKKLGAKDKKMVYGDEPGERVAIVGTSPYEKNHFCLEDTVILQLSKWVMEIEKYYSGLHQRWCPMDVEWAVDGMSRQLYIVQARPETIHSRRQAGAFTEYTMKDAGRAGKIIAKGIAVSDKIASGRVRLLDATDTKDMHSLQFEAGDVLVTDMTDPDWEPIMKKASAIITNKGGRTCHAAIVAREMGVPAIVGCGNATQLLQEGQTITASCAEGETGLIYSGIIPFETASYDLSSFPEVDTPVLLNVASPDMAFRFASLPCKGIGLAREEFIINNYIRVHPLALLRHRALKDNHLTAAINDITKGYADEEDFFVQKLSQGVAKIAAAFYPHKVLVRFSDFKSNEYFNLLGGNHFEPAEENPMIGWRGASRYYSPQYKEAFLLECKAIKMAREKMGLKNIVVMIPFCRTVTELLQVYDAMKEGGLERGTDGLQVVLMAELPSNIIMARQFARHIDGFSIGSNDLTQLVLGLDRDSSLVAHIYDERNEAVKSMITMLIRAAREAGIPVGICGQGPSDFPDFAQFLVEMGIDSISVTPDSYYKTVKAIHSIEKQLKVLIA